In Pseudomonas sp. p1(2021b), the genomic window TCAGCGGCCTGCCCTCGCGTTCGACCCGCACGCCGCTGACCTTGCCGTCATGGCTGTGCAAGGCGCGCATCGGCGTCTGCAACCACAACTCGATACCCCGCGCCAGCATCGCCGCACGCAGGCTGGCGACCAGCGCGTTGCCCAGGGTCAGGCGTCGATCCCGGGGCGTGCGCCGGCGCCAACGCAGGTCGGCCATGTAGCCAAGGCCCAGGCGCGCGGTGAGCCAGAGCCAGCCGGGTTCCTTGGCCAGGATGGTATGGGCCTCCACCTGGGTCATGGCAATGCGCCCGGCGATCAACGTCGCGGGCGACGGCGCACGCAGGCGTTGGAATTCCTCGCCCAGGCGCGCCGCATCGAAGCTGGCCGGCTCCATGGTGCGATAGCCAGGCTTGCCACCCTCGAGCTCGGGGTAGTAGTCAGGGTAACGCGGCACTGCACGGAAGTAGGTCTGGGCCTGGGCGGCCAGGTAGCCAACCATCCTCGGCCCCTGCTCCAGGTAGGCCTCCATGCGCGCGGGGTCGTAGTCCTCACCTACAGTCGCACGCAAGTAGGCTTGGGCTTCTGCCCGTGAGTCGCTGCCGCCGAGCCCTTCGATCTGGTCGTTGCACGGGATCCAGATACCTCCGCCGGAGATCGCCGTGGTGCCCCCGTATTCAGCCGCCTTTTCCACCATCAGTACCGACAGGCCCTGGTCATGGGCCCGCAGCGCCGCGGTCATGGCTCCGGCCCCAGAGCCGACCACGACCACGTCGTACACGGCATCCCAATGCACGGCATGGGTGTTGTCATTGTTCATCGATGCACCTCCCCCGTTGGCGGCCACAGGGCCGCATGGCATTCCATGGACAACCACTATGTCACATCATTTATAATTTGAGTCATTGCATGTCACAAAAATTTGCAGCCGTGCCATTTGCTGCGACAATCGCGATCGATCGAGAACAGATGAAGGTGTGTCGCCATGACCCGACAACTGCGCTGGGGTGACGCCAGCCGCATGGACAGCGCCGAGCAAGGGCGCCAGCAGATCCTGGAATGCGCACTGGCTGCGATGATCGAACTGGGCCCAGACGGCTTCGCCATCGATGACGTGGCCCGCCGCGCGAACATTTCCCGGCGCACGCTGTACCGTTACTTCGCAACCAAGCACGAGCTGGTCCAGGCAGTGATCAGCAGCGAGAACGCCGCGTTCTTCAGCGCCATGCAGCAGCAATTGAGCGCCTTCGAAGACAACTTCGAGCGCTACCTGGAGGAATGCCTGTGCTTCGCCGTGCGCTACCGCGACCAGCATCGAGGTGGTTTTCACCAGGGCTACCTGGCCAAGGCGGCCAGCCCCGAGGTATTCGCCTACATCCTCGAGGACATCGCGCCGCTGTGGCAGCAGGTGCTGGCCGGCCCGTTCGAGGCCTGTGCCGCCGGCCACGGCAGTGCTGCCAGCCTGGCCGACTGCGTTGCCCTGGTCAGTCGGCTATGCCTGGCCTATTGCCTGGTGCCCGCCGAAGAAGCGCAGATCCGCAACCAAGTGCGCCTGTTGCTCCACCTCGCTGCGTAAACGTTCAGGGCAGCAGGCGCATGGCGCTGGGCACCGGCATGTAGCAGGGCTGGAAGTTGGGCTGGCAGTAATAGGCCACGCTCAATGGCATAGGCAGGGGGCGTGTCAACGCAGCCACGTAGATGGCAGCGAAGGCACACACGATCAGGGTCAGGCAGCATCTTGTTGTTGTTTTCATGGCCATTCCTCTACGCAGGAGGGGGACGTGTGAAGCCAGACTAGAATTGCCGCGCGCCGCCCGCCTCGTCCAAACGGACGAGGCGGCAACGCTCAGCACAATGCCCGGCGGATATCGGCGCAGGCGCCCTGCAAGGCACGGGCCGCCGCCTCGACGAACGGCGCCATGCTGACGAACCCATGCACCATGCCCTCGCAACGCGCCAGGCGCACCGCAACGCCTGCGGCCTGCAGGCGCTCGGCGAAGGCCTCGCCTTCATCGCGCAAGGGGTCGTACTCGGCGGTCAGCAAGGTGGTGGGCGGCAGCCCTTGCAGGTATTCATCGCGCAGGGGCGAAGCCAGGGGGTCATCGCCCTGCCCGGCATGCTCCAGGTACTGCGCCCAGAACCAGCCCATCATGGCCCGGGACAGCAGGTAGCCTTCGGCGAAGTCGGCATAGGAAGCGCTGTCGCAGGCGGCGTCCGTGACCGGGTAGAACAGGCACTGATGACGGATGGCCGGCCCCTGTCGCTCACGGGCAAGGCGGGCGACCGCGATAGCCAGGTTGCCCCCGGCGCTGTCACCGGCGAGCGCCACGCGGCTGCCATCCACGCCAAGGTCCTGGGCACGTTCCACCAGCCAGCGCGTCGCCGCGTAGCAGTCCTCCGGGGCTGCCGGAAAGCGGGCCTCCGGTGCTAGGCGATAGCCCACCGACACCACCACAGCGCTGGTTTCCAGGGCCAGGGTACGACACAGGTTGTCGTGGGTGTCCAGGTTGCCGATGACAAAGCCCCCGCCATGGAAAAACACCAGCAGCGGCAAGCCGTCCCGCGCCACCGGCCGATACAGGCGCGCCGCCAGCATGCCTGCGGCACCTGCGACCTGCAGTTCGCGAACCTCCGCCATGTCGGCCCCCGGCAACGGCGGCATCAGGTTGTCGGCATGCAGGCGATACTGACGAGCGTCGAGGCTGGCGTAGTCGGGCTCGCCCTGGGCGGTGAAGCCCTGGAGCACGGCGGCAAGCTGGCTATCGAGCGGCATGGGTCTCTCCTTGTACGTCGACCATGGCAAAACGTGGGTTGGTTTCCTCGAGGATGCTGCGCAGGCGCAGTTCCAGGGCGGGCTTGAAATCCTTGTGTGGGAGAATCCAGAAGCGCTGCTGGGCGATCGCCTCGAACACCAGAGCGGCCAGCTCACGCGGCGCCATGCCGGCACGGATGCTGGAATCGAGCATGGCGCTCAGCGTCGCTGCCGGGCCCTCGCCTGCCGAATCCGAGGCCATGATGGCGCTGGCCACCGGCCCCGGACACAGCACCGAGACCGACACCGGCACTCCCAGTTGCAGCAGCTCGTAGTGCAGGGTCTCGGACAACGCCACCACCGCTTGCTTGGTCACGTTGTAGGGGCCGAGCATCGGGCTGCTGATCAGGCCGGCCAGCGAGGCGGTGTTGATCACATGGGCCGGGCGCTCTTGCGCCAGCAGCAGCGGCACGAAACAGCGCACGCCGTTGATCACCCCGCGCAGGTTGATGTCGAGCATGCGCTGCCACTGCGCAGCCTCGATTTCCCAGCTGTAGCCGGTCTGCATCACGCCGGCGTTGTTGAACAACAGGTCGACGCCGCCGAAGCGCGCCACCGCCGCGTCGCGCAACCGCGCGACCTGTTCGGCATCGCCCACGTCGGTGACGCAGGCCAGCACGTCAGCCCCTTGCCCCTGCAGCGATGCGGCCAAGGCCGCGAGGCTGTGCTCATCGACATCCGCCAGCACCAGGCGCAGGCCCAACTGCGCCGCATGCTCGGCCAGGCCCCGGCCGATACCGCTGGCCGCGCCGGTGATCACTGCTACCTGTCCCGCCATCTTGTTCTCCTGCCCGTGGCTGATGGCTGCCAGTAGATCGGCCCGGCCGACGCCAGCCATCGTCCGTTCAGACGATGACCGCTACGCCATGGGCGGCAGAATCGACTTGCTACAGCCAGACATGTCGCCAGTCACCGCAATGGCGCGAAACAGTCGGCGGCCCCTACACAGCATGGAGAACAACAACATGAGCACGCTGCACCGTATCGAAGCCAAACTGCTGGAGGACCGCTACGCGCGCGGTTGGCACTGCCTGGGCCTGGCCGCCCAATACCGCGATGGCAAGGCCCATCGCCTGGACGTGTTCGGTACCCGCCTGGTGGCCTTCCAGGGCGAAGACGGCCAGCTGAACATCCTCGACGGCTACTGCCCGCACATGGGCGCCGACCTGAGCACCGGCTGCATCGAAGGCAACGCCATCCGCTGCCCCTTCCACAGCTGGCGCTGGAACGCCGAGGGCGTGTGCGACGACATTCCCTACGCCAAGCGCATCCCGCCACGGGCCAAGATCAAGCGCTGGCCGATCATGGAACAGAACCACCTGTTGTTCGTCTGGAACGACCCGCAAGGCAACCCGCCGATCGCCGAACAGGCCATCCCGCGCATCGATGCCTGCTACGACGAAGCCTGGGCGCACTGGGAAATCGCCGAGCTGAAGATCGACACCAACTGCCGCGAGCTGATCGACAACGTCGCCGACATGGCGCACTTCGGCACCGTGCATGGCGCGCCGGTCGATGAGTTCAGCAACGTCTTCGAGGGCCACACTGCATCCCAGGTCATGCGCGCGCGCAGCGAGCGCCTGTCTGGCGACAGCGAGCTGAACACCGTGGCCACCTACTATGGCCCGGCTTACCAGATCACCGAAATGACCGGCGCCATGGGCGGCCAGCCGATCCATTCGATCCTGCTCAATTGCCACGTGCCGATCGACCTGAACAGCTTCACCCTGCGCTATGGCGTGCTGGTGAAGAAGATCCCGGGGCTGAGTGAGGAAGAGAACCAAGCCATCGCCAAGGCTTATGTGCAACAGGCCCAGGCGGCGTTCTACGAGGACGTGGCCATCTGGCACACCAAGACCCGCGTCGACAACCCGCTGCTGTGCGACGGCGACGGCCCGGTGTACCAGCTGCGCCGCTGGTACGAGCAGTTCTATACCGATGTCGAACTGCTGGCCGCGGACACCCGTGACAGCAAGCAGTTCGTGGTACGCAGCGGCGAGCGCGCCTGACAGCGACACCCCTGGCACCGCCCGGCACGGTCGATTCCGACCGTTGGCCGGGCCTTGCAACATGACATTGCGCGCGGACAAGGGCGCCGTTTATGCTCGCCGACGCCAATGCTAATAACAAGAAAATCGGTACCCACCCATGCAGAGTCTCACGCTCGAAGACTTCAGCGAGCTGGTCGGCCAGCTCTACCAGGGCCCCTTGGAGAACATCCCCTGGGTGACCTTCCTCACGCAGCTCAACAGCCTTCTGCACAGCAAGCACGTGACGTTCATCCTGCGCCCGCCCAGCAGCCAGGTCGATGGCCTGATGGTCAGCACCAACGGCACGTCCACGGAAGCCACCACCTCCTACAACAAGCATTTCTATGCCCTGGACCCGTTCGTCGGCCTGCCCAACCGCGAAGTGGTCGCCCTGGCCGACTACCTGCCGGATGCCGAGCTCAAGCAGTCGGAGTTCTTCCGCAACTTCCTGGAGCCGGTGGACGTGTTCCATATCCTGGGCGTGGACATCAATACCAGCGACGGCGCCCAATGTCGCCTGCGCATCAGCCGCGGACGCGACGACCCAGCCTTCGTCGACACCGAGAAGCATTTGCTGGCGCGTTTCATCCCGCACCTGGAACGTTCGGTCAAGGTGCACATGCAGCTCAACCGCATCGAGACCGAACGCAACCTGTATGCCGGTGCCGTCGACCAGATGGCCGTGGGCACCATCATCCTCGACGAGACCGGCAAGGTCCTGCAGACCAACCAGGTGGCCGAACGGCTGCTGCAGGAGAAGGACGGGATCAAACAGGTCAATGACGGCCTGCAGGTCGGCAGCGCTCGCGACACCCAGGAGTTTCGCCGCCTGGTGCGCCAGGCCATGCTCTCCCAGAAAGGCAACCAGGCCTCGGTGGTCGAGGCCATGCGCGTCAAGCGCCCGTCCGGGCGCGCAGACCTCGGCATCATCGTGCGGTCGGTGCCCCTGGCCGCATGGAGCGAAGGCAAGCAGTGCCCGACGGTGGTGATCTTCATCAGCGACCCGGAGCAGCAATCCTCGGCGCCCCAGGAAATCGTCCGCGCGCTGTTCGACTTCACCCCTGCCGAAACCCAGCTGGCCATGCTGTTGGCCAACGGCCTGACCCTGGACGAAGCCTCCGAGGAGCTGGGCATCAGTCGCAACACCTCGCGGGCGCACCTGCGCTCGACCTTCTCCAAGACCGGCGTCACCCGCCAGACCATGCTCGTGCGCTTGATCCTGCGCAGCGTCGCCACCCTCGGCTGACGCTGTGTGGCCGCCATCGTCCGCTCGGACGATGGCAGGCGCCGGCAGGCGGCGCACAGTAGCGCTGACGCCTACCGTTTGCCGAGGCCCCGCCATGCGCCAGAGCCCTACCATTCTCAAGACCGAACTGCTGGCTGAAAGCAGCCATTTCCAGATCGAAGCCCTGCACCTGCAGTTCAGCAATGGCCAGCGCCGGGTGTACGAGCGCTTGCGCGGCACCGGCTACCGCTCGGTGCTGTTGGTGGTCATGCCTGACCCTGCGCATGTGCTGATGGTTCGTGAATACGCCGTGGGTGTGGAAGGAACCATCCTCGGCCTGCCCAAGGGCGGAGCCGACACGGGGGAAAGCTACCTGGAGGCGGCGCAGCGGGAATTGGGGGAAGAAGTGGGCCTGCATGCCACCCGCCTGACCGAGCTGGGTGAGCTGACCTTGGCGCCTGGGCATCTGTGCCACCGCTGCCGGGTGGTGCTGGCCGAGCAGCTCAGCCCCTGCAACAGTGATGGGGGTGACGAACCTGAGCCCTTGGAATGCGTGACAGTGCCCTTGGCCGAGGTCCCTGCCTTGGTGGCTCGTGGCGAACTGCATGAAGCCCGGGCCATCGCCGCGCTGTTCATGGCCATGGGTGCGCTGGCGCAACGTACCTGATTTCAGCCTACAGGGGGCAGCGCTAATCAATCCGGCCCAGGCGCGGCGCAGCTTCTGTAGGAGCGGCCTTGCGCCGCGAAAGGGCTGCACAGCAGCCCCAGGCTGTTGACCTGCGAACAGGATCAGTAGTACGCGTTTTCCTTTTTGCTGTGGTCGGTCACGTCGCGCACGCCCTTGAGCTCCGGGATGCGCTCGAGCAGGGTACGCTCGATACCGTCCTTGAGGGTAACGTCGGCCTGGCCGCAGCCCTGGCAACCGCCACCGAACTGCAGCACGGCGATGCCGTCGTCGACCACGTCCACCAGGCTCACGGCACCGCCGTGGCTGGCCAGGCCCGGGTTGATCTCGGTCTGCAGGTAGTAGTTGATGCGTTCGTTGAGCGGGCTGTCCTCGTTGACCATCGGCACCTTGGCGTTCGGCGCCTTGATGGTCAGCTGGCCGCCCATGCGGTCGGTGGCGTAGTCGACCAGCGCGTCCTCGAGGAACGGCTCGCTGACCGCGTCGATGTAGGCGGTGAAGCTCTTCAGGCCGACGGCGGTATCATCGGGCTTCTCTTCGCCCGGCTTGCAGTAGGCGATGCAGGTTTCGGCGTACTGGGTACCCGGCTGGGTGATGAAAATACGAATGCCGATACCCGGGGTGTTCTGCTTGGAGAGCAGATCGGCCAGGTAATCATGGGCGGCGTCGGTAATGGTTATAGCGCTCATGGAAGTTCCTCACAGACTTGCGGCCAAGTGTACGCCAACCTGGCCTTCGAACAAAGTCCTAGTATTTGACTCGGGAAAGCGCGAACGCCTGCCGTTGCTCCCCGCGCGCCTGCAACCAGGCTTGCAGGCGCCGGTGCAGGCCACGTTCGAGCCACTGGTAGCTGAGCCACGACATTAGTCCAATGGACAGCACACAGGCAGCGAACACGCCGTAGGGGTCCAAGCCCAGGCGTTGGCTGGCGAACCAGCCGCCATACAGCACCAGCACATGCATCAGGTACACCGAATAGGAGCAGTCGCCCAGGGCCTTGAGTGCCCGGTTGCCGTGGAAGTACGGCTCGAGCGCGACGAAGGCCAGCACCACCAGCGCGCTGGGCAGGCCCCAGTGCAGCAAGCGTACCGAGGCATCCAGGTGATAGAGGGCCAAGCCGGCCAGGCCTAGCACCAGCAGCGGCAGCCACAGCCCTTCGCGCACCAGGCCCCGGCGATACAGAACGCCGATGCCGATACCCAACAGGAACTCATAGATGATGCCGTTGTTGTAGAAGCGGCTGAGCACCCCGACCCGCCCCAGCACCTCGCTGACCAACAACAGTGCGCCAGTGACCAGCAGCAGGTGATGGCGCCGACGCACCAGGAATGCCAGGCCGAACAGCAGGTAGAAGAACATCTCGAAGTTCAATGTCCAACCGACGTTGAGGGTCGGGTACAAGCCGTAGCCACCGGGGTTCTCGGCCGGTATGAACAGCAACGACAGCAGCAGGTGCTGCCAATCGAACACCTGGTGCGGCATCCAGCGGCTGGCCACCAGCATCAGCGCGCCCATGAGCAGCGTGTAGAACCAGTAGGCTGGCACGATACGCAATACCCGGTTGAGCAGGAACTGCCCTGGCGCGATGGGTTTGTCGCGGGTCGAGAGGTAGATCACCAGGCCACTGATGACGAAGAAGATGTCCACGCCAACAGCGCCCCGGTCGGCAAGCAGTTGGCCGATGGGGCCGGTGGCGTGGAAGTCGAAGAAGATCTGCATGAAGTGGTGGCACACAACCACCCAGGCGGCGAACGCCCGGAGAGCCTGAAGCGAATACAGCATGTCGGTTCCTGCGGTTTTCGGTGCATTGAGGCCCAGTGCAGGTAGGCGAGCGCTTCGCGCTCGATCGCGGGACAAGCCCGCTCCCACAAGGTTTGTGGCGATCCCTGTAGGAGCGGGCTTGTCCCGCGATGGGCTGCAACGCAACCCCATTTGCATCTGGAACCACCCAAGGGTCCGACTGCAAAAAGCCGGGAAAGGTCAGGCGCCCTCCCCGGCAATCGATCAAAGGTTCTCGTAGCGGTTCATGTCCAGCACCCCCGCCTCCACCGGCTCGGTCTCCTTGATGAAGGTGTTCAGGTCATGGAAGTAGCGCCAGAACTGCGGGTGGCTGCGGCGCACGCCCCAGCGCTGGACGATCCGTTCGAACTTGGCGGTATCGTCGCGGGCCGCCTCCATGTCTTCGACGAACTCCGGCACATCCCGGGTGGGGATGTTGAAGATGAAGTTCGGGTAGCTGCTGAGCACGCCAGGGTACAAGGTCAACGTGTCCAGGCCCGGCTGGTAGCGATAGGCCTCGCCCAACAGGAAGGCCACGTTGCTGTGGGCACGGTTGCGCAGCAGACTGTAGACCTGACGCTGGCCGCCCTGCCCTTCGATGCGCAGCATGGTCGCCTCGGGCAACTGGCCGATCACCTTGAGCCCAGCGGCCGGGCGCGATACCAGGCGGCTGAGGCTTTGCTCGGCGTCCTGGAACTCGGTGCTCATCTGCGCGCGCGAGCAATGGGCGCCCTGGCAGCGGTTGATCGGGTCAGGGGCGGCATTGAGGCTGCCGGTGCGCTGCAACAGCTTCAGGCCAAAGTCACGCTTGGGGTTCTTGGTATCGAGCACCAGGCCGCTCGGGGTGCTGGTGTCGATGTCCTCGTAGTCCAGCCACATCTTCACCTTGCCACTGTTCTGGTACCAGTCGCCGAGGATCGCGCCACGTTGGTCGGCCGGCATCAGGCGCAGGAAGTTGACCTCGGCGCCGTTGCGGATCAGGTCGAAGTACAGGCGCGTCTGCAACTGGTGCGAAACGTTACCGAATACGTCGAAGTTCACCGCCAGCTGGTAATAGGTACGCTCGAACAACGGGTAGTCGAACAGCCAGATGGTCAGCGGCACGTCACCGATCAGGCCCTTGCTCACTGCCGCGCTGTCGAAGTGGCGGAAGATGGTCAGCAACGCGTTGTCGTTGCCGGCCCACAAGGTAGACCAGCTCGGTGCCGGCATGTCGGCATAGGCCTTGCGGCGCAGCTTCTCGTACTCGTTGCGCTTGTCGCGGTAGGCGTGCCAGAGGCTCAGTACGCTGCCCACATCGTCGATCTGCCCGGGCATCGCCAGCAATGGCGTGGCCTCGCCGCGGTACTGGGCATCGGTGACATAGCGGTCGTGCGCCGGCTCCTGGAACAGCGCCCAGAAGTTGTCGCGGATCACATCGGTGGCGATCTGCCCACGGCACACCGGGCCGCGGATGAAGGTGCGCACGAAGTACTCGGCGTTATCCAGCATGAACTGGTAGCGCGCCACCGCCGGGATCGCTTCGAAGGTCTCGAACGGGTTGGAGCGGTGGCGCGGGCCGTAACCGGGCAAGGCGGTGGCGTGCCAGTCGCCGCTGTAGAACAGCTGCTTGACCCGCTTTAGCTTCTGCGGGCCCATCGGGTAGGTGATGTGGGTCTTGTGCACGATCACGCCCTGCACCGGAACCAGGCGATAGTAGAAATCGGTGCCCGGCGGGTCGTTGGGGCGGCGCGTGGCGATCAGGTCGACCGGCTGGCCGCTGGGCGTGCGCGAACGCACCCACTGGAAGAAGTGGCCCGGCTCACCGCCAACGAAATGGATGTGCGCCAGGAACAGGTGCTCGTACAGCCAACG contains:
- a CDS encoding fatty acid cis/trans isomerase translates to MVHRLLAGAFALLISGVAAGQAPQSSSAISYTRDIQPIFTEKCVACHACNDAACQLKLESPEGAVRGASKTPVYQGERSKAVPTTRLFYDAHSEEAWRKKGFYSVLDNQGSQAALMARMLELGHRTPLTPNAKLPEEIVLGLNRNNMCPLPHEFDAYAGAHPKEGMPLAVTGLSDTEYHTMQRWLAAGAPVEYQPIQPSPAEARQIAEWEELFNRPGSTEALVGRWLYEHLFLAHIHFVGGEPGHFFQWVRSRTPSGQPVDLIATRRPNDPPGTDFYYRLVPVQGVIVHKTHITYPMGPQKLKRVKQLFYSGDWHATALPGYGPRHRSNPFETFEAIPAVARYQFMLDNAEYFVRTFIRGPVCRGQIATDVIRDNFWALFQEPAHDRYVTDAQYRGEATPLLAMPGQIDDVGSVLSLWHAYRDKRNEYEKLRRKAYADMPAPSWSTLWAGNDNALLTIFRHFDSAAVSKGLIGDVPLTIWLFDYPLFERTYYQLAVNFDVFGNVSHQLQTRLYFDLIRNGAEVNFLRLMPADQRGAILGDWYQNSGKVKMWLDYEDIDTSTPSGLVLDTKNPKRDFGLKLLQRTGSLNAAPDPINRCQGAHCSRAQMSTEFQDAEQSLSRLVSRPAAGLKVIGQLPEATMLRIEGQGGQRQVYSLLRNRAHSNVAFLLGEAYRYQPGLDTLTLYPGVLSSYPNFIFNIPTRDVPEFVEDMEAARDDTAKFERIVQRWGVRRSHPQFWRYFHDLNTFIKETEPVEAGVLDMNRYENL
- a CDS encoding LuxR C-terminal-related transcriptional regulator, whose protein sequence is MQSLTLEDFSELVGQLYQGPLENIPWVTFLTQLNSLLHSKHVTFILRPPSSQVDGLMVSTNGTSTEATTSYNKHFYALDPFVGLPNREVVALADYLPDAELKQSEFFRNFLEPVDVFHILGVDINTSDGAQCRLRISRGRDDPAFVDTEKHLLARFIPHLERSVKVHMQLNRIETERNLYAGAVDQMAVGTIILDETGKVLQTNQVAERLLQEKDGIKQVNDGLQVGSARDTQEFRRLVRQAMLSQKGNQASVVEAMRVKRPSGRADLGIIVRSVPLAAWSEGKQCPTVVIFISDPEQQSSAPQEIVRALFDFTPAETQLAMLLANGLTLDEASEELGISRNTSRAHLRSTFSKTGVTRQTMLVRLILRSVATLG
- a CDS encoding acyltransferase family protein — translated: MLYSLQALRAFAAWVVVCHHFMQIFFDFHATGPIGQLLADRGAVGVDIFFVISGLVIYLSTRDKPIAPGQFLLNRVLRIVPAYWFYTLLMGALMLVASRWMPHQVFDWQHLLLSLLFIPAENPGGYGLYPTLNVGWTLNFEMFFYLLFGLAFLVRRRHHLLLVTGALLLVSEVLGRVGVLSRFYNNGIIYEFLLGIGIGVLYRRGLVREGLWLPLLVLGLAGLALYHLDASVRLLHWGLPSALVVLAFVALEPYFHGNRALKALGDCSYSVYLMHVLVLYGGWFASQRLGLDPYGVFAACVLSIGLMSWLSYQWLERGLHRRLQAWLQARGEQRQAFALSRVKY
- the nudE gene encoding ADP compounds hydrolase NudE, coding for MRQSPTILKTELLAESSHFQIEALHLQFSNGQRRVYERLRGTGYRSVLLVVMPDPAHVLMVREYAVGVEGTILGLPKGGADTGESYLEAAQRELGEEVGLHATRLTELGELTLAPGHLCHRCRVVLAEQLSPCNSDGGDEPEPLECVTVPLAEVPALVARGELHEARAIAALFMAMGALAQRT
- a CDS encoding TetR/AcrR family transcriptional regulator, whose amino-acid sequence is MTRQLRWGDASRMDSAEQGRQQILECALAAMIELGPDGFAIDDVARRANISRRTLYRYFATKHELVQAVISSENAAFFSAMQQQLSAFEDNFERYLEECLCFAVRYRDQHRGGFHQGYLAKAASPEVFAYILEDIAPLWQQVLAGPFEACAAGHGSAASLADCVALVSRLCLAYCLVPAEEAQIRNQVRLLLHLAA
- a CDS encoding SDR family NAD(P)-dependent oxidoreductase → MAGQVAVITGAASGIGRGLAEHAAQLGLRLVLADVDEHSLAALAASLQGQGADVLACVTDVGDAEQVARLRDAAVARFGGVDLLFNNAGVMQTGYSWEIEAAQWQRMLDINLRGVINGVRCFVPLLLAQERPAHVINTASLAGLISSPMLGPYNVTKQAVVALSETLHYELLQLGVPVSVSVLCPGPVASAIMASDSAGEGPAATLSAMLDSSIRAGMAPRELAALVFEAIAQQRFWILPHKDFKPALELRLRSILEETNPRFAMVDVQGETHAAR
- a CDS encoding Rieske 2Fe-2S domain-containing protein — protein: MSTLHRIEAKLLEDRYARGWHCLGLAAQYRDGKAHRLDVFGTRLVAFQGEDGQLNILDGYCPHMGADLSTGCIEGNAIRCPFHSWRWNAEGVCDDIPYAKRIPPRAKIKRWPIMEQNHLLFVWNDPQGNPPIAEQAIPRIDACYDEAWAHWEIAELKIDTNCRELIDNVADMAHFGTVHGAPVDEFSNVFEGHTASQVMRARSERLSGDSELNTVATYYGPAYQITEMTGAMGGQPIHSILLNCHVPIDLNSFTLRYGVLVKKIPGLSEEENQAIAKAYVQQAQAAFYEDVAIWHTKTRVDNPLLCDGDGPVYQLRRWYEQFYTDVELLAADTRDSKQFVVRSGERA
- a CDS encoding alpha/beta hydrolase, which gives rise to MPLDSQLAAVLQGFTAQGEPDYASLDARQYRLHADNLMPPLPGADMAEVRELQVAGAAGMLAARLYRPVARDGLPLLVFFHGGGFVIGNLDTHDNLCRTLALETSAVVVSVGYRLAPEARFPAAPEDCYAATRWLVERAQDLGVDGSRVALAGDSAGGNLAIAVARLARERQGPAIRHQCLFYPVTDAACDSASYADFAEGYLLSRAMMGWFWAQYLEHAGQGDDPLASPLRDEYLQGLPPTTLLTAEYDPLRDEGEAFAERLQAAGVAVRLARCEGMVHGFVSMAPFVEAAARALQGACADIRRALC
- the nfuA gene encoding Fe-S biogenesis protein NfuA, encoding MSAITITDAAHDYLADLLSKQNTPGIGIRIFITQPGTQYAETCIAYCKPGEEKPDDTAVGLKSFTAYIDAVSEPFLEDALVDYATDRMGGQLTIKAPNAKVPMVNEDSPLNERINYYLQTEINPGLASHGGAVSLVDVVDDGIAVLQFGGGCQGCGQADVTLKDGIERTLLERIPELKGVRDVTDHSKKENAYY